One Deferribacterota bacterium DNA segment encodes these proteins:
- a CDS encoding malic enzyme-like NAD(P)-binding protein, producing the protein MRKITDEEALEYHSGARAGKIEVVPTKPCITQRDLSLAYTPGVAIPCKKIESDINNVFKYTAKGNLVAVVSNGTAVLGLGNIGALAGKPVMEGKGVLFKRFADVDVFDIEVNSENPDDIIKVCKLIEPTFGGINLEDIKAPDCFYIEETLKEALNIPVFHDDQHGTAIIASAGLVNALELQNKKIEDVKIVINGAGAAGIAIGKMLLLLGAKKENIRMCDSKGVIYEGRAEGMNKYKEEFAAPTEERTLFDAMKGADVFMGVSVKGVVSKEMVRNMSSRPIIMAMANPDPEITPEEVAEVRDDVIMATGRSDYPNQVNNVLGFPFIFRGALDVRATTINDEMKLAASKALARLAKEAVPKDVCRAYGLKHIEFGKDYIIPKPFDPRVLTYEASAVAKAAIESGVARKNIDDFTQYRYALESRLSIEKDFIRIIINMAMESPKKLVFPEAEHENILRA; encoded by the coding sequence ATGAGAAAAATAACAGATGAAGAAGCTTTAGAGTATCATAGTGGAGCCAGAGCTGGTAAAATAGAAGTTGTGCCCACTAAACCATGTATAACACAAAGAGACTTATCTCTTGCCTATACACCAGGCGTAGCTATTCCTTGTAAAAAAATAGAGAGCGATATTAACAATGTCTTTAAATATACCGCAAAAGGCAATCTTGTTGCAGTAGTATCAAATGGCACAGCTGTATTAGGCCTTGGAAATATAGGGGCTTTAGCTGGAAAACCTGTAATGGAAGGCAAGGGTGTATTATTCAAACGCTTTGCTGATGTTGATGTCTTTGATATTGAAGTAAATTCAGAAAACCCAGATGATATTATAAAGGTGTGCAAATTAATTGAACCCACTTTTGGTGGTATCAATTTAGAGGATATTAAAGCTCCTGATTGTTTTTACATCGAAGAGACATTAAAAGAGGCTCTAAATATCCCCGTTTTTCATGATGATCAACACGGAACAGCTATTATTGCTTCAGCAGGTCTTGTTAACGCACTTGAATTGCAAAATAAAAAAATTGAAGATGTTAAAATAGTTATTAATGGCGCTGGAGCTGCTGGTATAGCTATAGGTAAAATGCTCCTTCTGCTTGGCGCAAAAAAAGAGAACATAAGAATGTGTGACTCAAAAGGTGTGATTTATGAAGGTAGAGCAGAAGGAATGAATAAATATAAGGAAGAATTTGCTGCTCCCACTGAAGAAAGAACCCTATTTGATGCAATGAAAGGTGCAGATGTCTTTATGGGGGTTTCAGTAAAGGGTGTCGTTAGCAAGGAAATGGTGAGGAATATGTCAAGTAGACCAATCATAATGGCTATGGCAAACCCCGATCCTGAGATCACTCCAGAAGAGGTTGCAGAGGTAAGAGATGATGTTATAATGGCAACTGGTAGATCTGATTATCCAAATCAAGTAAATAATGTATTAGGCTTCCCTTTTATCTTTAGGGGAGCATTAGATGTTAGAGCTACAACTATTAATGACGAAATGAAATTAGCTGCCTCTAAAGCGCTTGCCAGACTTGCCAAAGAGGCAGTCCCTAAAGATGTGTGCAGAGCCTATGGTCTAAAGCATATCGAATTTGGAAAGGATTATATAATACCTAAACCTTTTGATCCAAGAGTTTTAACATATGAGGCTTCTGCCGTTGCAAAAGCAGCAATTGAGAGTGGTGTAGCTAGAAAAAATATAGATGATTTTACACAATATAGATACGCCCTTGAATCACGACTATCTATTGAAAAAGATTTTATTAGAATAATTATAAATATGGCTATGGAATCCCCAAAAAAGCTTGTATTCCCAGAAGCAGAACATGAAAACATTTTAAGAGCAG